In Burkholderia savannae, one genomic interval encodes:
- the grpE gene encoding nucleotide exchange factor GrpE: MENTQENPTDQTTEETGREAQAAENAAPAAEAALAEAQAKIAELQESFLRAKAETENVRRRAQDDVAKAHKFAIEGFAENLLPVLDSLEAALGDTSGDLAKVREGVELTLRQLASALEKGRVAALNPVGEKFDPHLHQAISMVPADQEPNTVVAVLQKGYTIADRVLRPALVTVAQSK; encoded by the coding sequence ATGGAAAACACGCAAGAGAACCCGACTGACCAAACGACTGAAGAAACCGGTCGCGAGGCGCAGGCCGCGGAAAACGCGGCGCCGGCTGCCGAAGCCGCGCTCGCCGAGGCTCAAGCCAAGATCGCCGAGTTGCAGGAAAGCTTCCTGCGCGCGAAGGCGGAAACCGAAAACGTGCGCCGCCGCGCGCAGGATGACGTCGCGAAGGCGCACAAGTTCGCGATCGAGGGCTTCGCCGAAAACCTGCTGCCCGTGCTCGACAGCCTCGAGGCGGCGCTCGGCGATACGTCCGGCGATCTCGCGAAGGTCCGCGAAGGCGTCGAGCTGACGCTGCGCCAACTGGCGAGCGCGCTCGAGAAGGGCCGCGTCGCGGCGCTCAATCCGGTCGGCGAGAAGTTCGATCCGCATCTGCACCAGGCGATTTCGATGGTGCCGGCCGACCAGGAGCCGAACACGGTCGTCGCCGTGCTGCAAAAGGGGTACACGATCGCCGACCGCGTGCTGCGTCCGGCGCTCGTGACGGTCGCGCAGTCGAAGTAA
- a CDS encoding chorismate-binding protein, with translation MTDEAGAVFALFDDCDSTAAARSSRLYLGFSHERVCADPAELDAVCAAVADDARRGLHAAVLGDYEFGRDLQLGTRGGGVLRFLLFSECAKLSRDEVDAWLASRDGGLAEPSAAGVAHVTKSVARDAFDAAIAAVHDALRAGDSYQINYTYRLRFEAFGAPLALYRRLRARQPVRYGALVALPGGAWVVSCSPELFVEKSGALLRARPMKGTAPRSDDPREDAAAAVFLANDAKNRAENVMIVDLLRNDLARIARTGSVTVPALFSVEPYASVWQMTSTVEAGIVGGATFADVLRALFPCGSITGAPKHKTMQLIDAIETTPRGLYTGAIGWLDAPPDDGGREIAGKGGAADVPSARAPKDGGHGSTHNEPRAETAAKNREAHASSEPRSCAATHACGDFCLSVAIRTLTLAAPAADGARCGTMGVGAGIVLDSVAADEYAECELKARFLTDADPGLQLFETMHATREAGVRHLERHLARLRSSADALGFVFDEAQAKRRIDARCAQLADGEHRVRVALAKDGALDVAAAPLAPLAGDAVDVLLAPEHGFAPMRSGDLLLAHKTTRRSDYDRAWKDAETYGAFDMLFFNERGELTEGGRANVFVKLDGRWLTPPLASGVLPGVMRGVLLDDPALQASECVLTLDDVLRADALMLTNALRGAVPARLVRGGETAAERGR, from the coding sequence ATGACTGACGAAGCGGGCGCGGTGTTCGCGCTCTTCGACGATTGCGACTCGACCGCGGCAGCGCGGTCGAGTCGTTTGTATTTGGGGTTCTCGCACGAGCGCGTCTGCGCCGATCCGGCCGAGCTCGACGCGGTGTGCGCGGCCGTCGCCGACGATGCGCGGCGCGGGCTGCACGCGGCCGTGCTCGGCGATTACGAATTCGGGCGCGACCTGCAGCTCGGAACGCGCGGCGGCGGCGTGCTGCGTTTTCTGCTGTTTTCCGAATGCGCGAAGCTGTCGCGCGACGAAGTCGACGCGTGGCTCGCTTCGCGCGACGGCGGCTTGGCCGAGCCGTCGGCGGCGGGCGTCGCGCACGTGACGAAGAGCGTCGCGCGCGACGCGTTCGACGCGGCGATCGCCGCCGTGCACGACGCGCTGCGCGCGGGCGACTCGTATCAGATCAACTACACGTACCGGCTGCGCTTCGAGGCGTTCGGCGCGCCGCTCGCACTGTATCGCCGCCTGCGCGCGCGCCAGCCGGTGCGCTACGGCGCGCTCGTCGCGCTGCCGGGCGGTGCGTGGGTCGTGTCGTGCTCGCCGGAGCTGTTCGTCGAGAAGTCGGGCGCGCTCCTGCGCGCGCGGCCGATGAAGGGCACCGCGCCGCGCTCGGACGATCCGCGCGAGGATGCGGCAGCGGCCGTGTTTCTTGCGAACGACGCGAAAAACCGCGCCGAGAACGTCATGATCGTCGATCTGCTGCGCAACGATCTCGCGCGGATCGCGCGCACGGGATCGGTGACGGTGCCGGCGCTCTTCTCGGTCGAGCCGTATGCATCGGTGTGGCAGATGACGTCGACGGTCGAAGCCGGCATCGTCGGCGGCGCGACGTTCGCCGACGTGCTGCGCGCGCTTTTCCCGTGCGGCTCGATCACGGGGGCGCCGAAGCACAAGACGATGCAGCTGATCGACGCGATCGAGACGACGCCGCGCGGGCTCTATACGGGCGCGATCGGTTGGCTCGATGCGCCGCCGGACGACGGCGGGCGCGAAATTGCCGGAAAGGGCGGTGCGGCCGACGTTCCTTCGGCGCGCGCGCCGAAGGATGGCGGCCACGGATCGACGCATAACGAACCGCGTGCGGAAACCGCCGCGAAAAACCGAGAGGCGCATGCGTCGAGCGAACCCCGCTCGTGCGCCGCGACGCATGCGTGCGGCGACTTCTGCCTGTCGGTCGCGATCCGCACGCTGACGCTCGCCGCGCCGGCGGCCGACGGCGCGCGGTGCGGCACGATGGGCGTCGGCGCGGGCATCGTGCTCGACAGCGTCGCCGCCGACGAATATGCGGAGTGCGAATTGAAAGCGCGATTCCTGACCGATGCCGATCCCGGCCTTCAGCTGTTCGAGACGATGCACGCGACGCGCGAGGCCGGCGTGCGCCATCTCGAGCGCCATCTCGCGCGGCTGCGTTCGAGCGCCGACGCGCTCGGCTTCGTGTTCGACGAAGCGCAGGCGAAGCGGCGCATCGACGCGCGCTGTGCGCAGCTCGCCGATGGCGAGCACCGCGTTCGCGTCGCGCTCGCGAAGGACGGCGCGCTCGATGTCGCGGCCGCGCCGCTTGCGCCGCTCGCGGGCGACGCGGTCGACGTGCTGCTCGCCCCCGAGCACGGCTTCGCGCCGATGCGCTCGGGCGACCTGTTGCTCGCGCACAAGACGACGCGCCGCTCCGATTACGATCGCGCGTGGAAGGACGCCGAGACGTACGGCGCGTTCGACATGCTGTTCTTCAACGAGCGCGGCGAGCTGACGGAAGGCGGGCGGGCGAACGTGTTCGTGAAGCTGGACGGGCGCTGGCTCACGCCGCCGCTGGCGTCGGGCGTGCTGCCGGGCGTGATGCGCGGCGTGCTGCTCGACGATCCGGCGCTGCAGGCGTCCGAGTGCGTGCTCACGCTCGACGACGTGCTGCGCGCCGACGCGCTGATGCTGACGAACGCGCTGCGCGGCGCGGTGCCTGCGCGGCTCGTGCGAGGCGGCGAGACGGCGGCGGAACGGGGGCGATAG
- the hrcA gene encoding heat-inducible transcriptional repressor HrcA, translated as MLDPRARTLLKTLIERYIADGQPVGSRTLSRYSGLELSPATIRNVMSDLEELGLVSSPHTSAGRVPTPRGYRLFVDTMLTVESPIDADAVTRLVQTTLQAGEPQQKVVAAAASVLSNLSQFAGVVLTPRRSHVFKQIEFLRLSDKRILLIIVTPEGDVQNRMIATQRDYTPAQLTEASNYINAHFAGLSFDEVRRRLREEIDELRGDMTALMHAAVTASTEEADDEETVLISGERNLLEVADLSSDMARLRKLFDVFDQKTSLLQLLDVSSHAQGVQIFIGGESTLVPIDEMSVVTAPYEVNGKIVGTLGVIGPTRMAYNRVIPIVDITARLLSMTLSQQ; from the coding sequence ATGCTAGATCCACGCGCACGAACCCTCCTCAAGACCCTGATCGAGCGGTATATCGCCGACGGTCAGCCGGTCGGATCGCGCACGTTGTCTCGTTATTCCGGGCTCGAGCTGAGCCCGGCGACGATCCGCAACGTGATGTCCGACCTGGAGGAGCTCGGCCTCGTGTCGAGCCCTCACACGTCGGCGGGGCGCGTGCCGACGCCGCGCGGCTATCGCCTGTTCGTCGACACGATGCTGACCGTCGAGTCGCCGATCGATGCCGACGCCGTCACGCGGCTCGTGCAGACCACGCTGCAGGCGGGCGAGCCGCAGCAGAAGGTCGTCGCGGCCGCGGCGAGCGTGTTGTCGAACCTGTCGCAGTTCGCGGGCGTCGTGCTGACGCCGCGCCGCAGCCACGTGTTCAAGCAGATCGAATTCCTGCGCCTGTCGGACAAGCGGATACTCCTCATCATCGTGACGCCCGAAGGCGACGTGCAGAACCGCATGATCGCGACGCAGCGCGACTACACGCCCGCGCAGCTCACCGAGGCGTCGAACTACATCAACGCGCACTTCGCCGGCCTGTCGTTCGACGAGGTGCGCCGCCGGCTGCGCGAGGAAATCGACGAGCTGCGCGGCGACATGACGGCGCTGATGCACGCGGCCGTCACGGCGAGCACCGAGGAGGCCGACGACGAGGAAACCGTGCTGATTTCCGGCGAGCGCAACCTGCTCGAAGTGGCGGATCTGTCGTCCGACATGGCGCGGCTGCGCAAGCTGTTCGACGTATTCGACCAGAAGACGAGCCTGCTGCAACTGCTCGACGTGTCGAGCCACGCGCAGGGCGTGCAGATCTTCATCGGCGGCGAATCGACGCTCGTGCCGATCGACGAGATGAGCGTCGTGACGGCGCCGTACGAGGTCAACGGCAAGATCGTCGGCACGCTCGGCGTGATCGGCCCGACGCGGATGGCCTACAACCGCGTGATTCCGATCGTCGACATCACCGCGCGCCTCCTGTCGATGACGCTCAGCCAGCAGTAA
- the dnaK gene encoding molecular chaperone DnaK, whose amino-acid sequence MGKIIGIDLGTTNSCVAVMEGNQVKVIENSEGARTTPSIIAYMDDNEVLVGAPAKRQSVTNPKNTLFAVKRLIGRRFEEKEVQKDIGLMPYKITKADNGDAWVEAHDQKLAPPQVSAEVLRKMKKTAEDYLGEPVTEAVITVPAYFNDSQRQATKDAGRIAGLEVKRIINEPTAAALAFGLDKAEKGDRKIAVYDLGGGTFDVSIIEIADVDGEMQFEVLSTNGDTFLGGEDFDQRIIDYIIGEFKKEQGVDLSKDVLALQRLKEAAEKAKIELSSGQQTEINLPYITADASGPKHLNLKVTRAKLEALVEELVERTIEPCRIAIKDAGVKVSDIDDVILVGGQTRMPKVMEKVKEFFGKDPRRDVNPDEAVAVGAAIQGQVLSGDRKDVLLLDVTPLSLGIETLGGVMTKMINKNTTIPTKHAQVYSTADDNQGAVTIKVFQGEREMAAGNKLLGEFNLEGIPPAPRGVPQIEVTFDIDANGILHVGAKDKATGKENKITIKANSGLSEAEIEKMVKDAEANAAEDHKLRELAESRNQGDALVHSTKKALTEYGDKLEAGEKEKIEAALKELEDVLKSASSDKAAIDAKIEAVATASQKLGEKMYADMQAQQAGAAGAAGAAAEGAAQGGAQAADDVVDADFKEVKKD is encoded by the coding sequence ATGGGAAAGATCATCGGTATTGACCTCGGCACCACGAACTCGTGCGTCGCCGTGATGGAAGGCAATCAGGTCAAGGTCATCGAGAACTCGGAAGGCGCGCGCACGACGCCGTCGATCATCGCCTACATGGACGACAACGAGGTCCTCGTCGGCGCGCCCGCCAAGCGTCAATCGGTGACGAACCCGAAAAACACGCTCTTCGCGGTCAAGCGCCTGATCGGCCGCCGCTTCGAGGAAAAGGAAGTGCAGAAGGACATCGGCCTGATGCCCTACAAGATCACCAAGGCGGACAACGGCGACGCGTGGGTGGAAGCGCACGACCAGAAGCTCGCGCCGCCGCAGGTATCGGCCGAAGTGCTGCGCAAGATGAAGAAAACCGCTGAGGATTACCTCGGCGAGCCGGTCACGGAAGCCGTGATCACGGTGCCGGCGTACTTCAACGACAGCCAGCGTCAGGCGACGAAGGACGCAGGCCGCATCGCCGGCCTCGAAGTCAAGCGGATCATCAACGAGCCGACGGCCGCGGCGCTCGCGTTCGGCCTCGACAAGGCCGAGAAGGGCGACCGCAAGATCGCGGTGTATGACCTCGGCGGCGGCACGTTCGACGTGTCGATCATCGAGATCGCGGACGTCGACGGCGAAATGCAGTTCGAAGTGCTGTCGACCAACGGCGACACGTTCCTCGGCGGCGAGGACTTCGACCAGCGCATCATCGACTACATCATCGGCGAGTTCAAGAAGGAGCAGGGCGTCGACCTGTCGAAGGACGTGCTCGCGCTGCAGCGCCTGAAGGAAGCCGCCGAAAAGGCGAAGATCGAGCTGTCGTCGGGCCAGCAGACCGAAATCAACCTGCCGTACATCACGGCCGACGCGTCGGGCCCGAAGCACCTGAACCTGAAGGTCACGCGCGCGAAGCTCGAGGCGCTCGTCGAGGAACTGGTCGAGCGCACGATCGAGCCGTGCCGGATCGCGATCAAGGACGCGGGCGTCAAGGTGTCGGACATCGACGACGTGATTCTCGTCGGCGGCCAGACCCGCATGCCGAAGGTCATGGAGAAGGTGAAGGAGTTCTTCGGCAAGGACCCGCGCCGCGACGTGAACCCGGACGAAGCCGTTGCCGTCGGCGCGGCGATCCAGGGCCAGGTGCTGTCGGGTGACCGCAAGGACGTGCTGCTGCTCGACGTGACCCCGCTGTCGCTCGGCATCGAGACGTTGGGCGGCGTGATGACGAAGATGATCAACAAGAACACGACGATCCCGACGAAGCACGCGCAGGTGTATTCGACGGCGGACGACAACCAGGGCGCCGTGACGATCAAGGTGTTCCAGGGCGAGCGCGAGATGGCGGCGGGCAACAAGCTGCTCGGCGAGTTCAACCTCGAGGGCATCCCGCCCGCGCCGCGCGGCGTGCCGCAGATCGAAGTGACCTTCGACATCGACGCGAACGGCATCCTGCACGTCGGTGCGAAGGACAAGGCGACCGGCAAGGAGAACAAGATCACGATCAAGGCGAACTCGGGCCTGTCCGAAGCCGAGATCGAGAAGATGGTGAAGGACGCGGAAGCGAACGCGGCGGAAGACCACAAGCTGCGTGAGCTCGCCGAATCCCGCAACCAGGGCGACGCGCTCGTGCACAGCACGAAGAAGGCGCTCACCGAGTACGGCGACAAGCTGGAGGCGGGCGAGAAGGAGAAGATCGAAGCGGCGCTCAAGGAGCTCGAGGACGTGCTGAAGAGCGCGTCGAGCGACAAGGCGGCGATCGATGCGAAGATCGAAGCGGTCGCGACGGCGTCGCAGAAGCTCGGCGAGAAGATGTACGCCGACATGCAGGCGCAGCAGGCCGGCGCGGCGGGCGCTGCCGGCGCGGCAGCCGAAGGTGCGGCGCAGGGCGGCGCGCAGGCGGCCGACGACGTCGTCGACGCCGACTTCAAGGAAGTGAAGAAGGACTGA
- the folK gene encoding 2-amino-4-hydroxy-6-hydroxymethyldihydropteridine diphosphokinase, giving the protein MTVAYLGLGANLGDARQALKDAVVCLAQQHTITVLGKSSLYRTAPVDADGGDYYNCVVKIDTTLAARALLALCQKIEHHFGRERPYRNAPRTLDIDILLYGELTIAEPDLVVPHPRLTERAFALVPLVEIDPALAIPARGRADEFLADVAHQRIEKVQTCQCLAMRAAAEKNRCR; this is encoded by the coding sequence ATGACGGTTGCTTATCTCGGGCTGGGGGCCAATCTCGGCGACGCGCGCCAGGCCTTGAAGGACGCAGTGGTCTGCCTCGCCCAGCAGCACACCATCACGGTGCTCGGCAAGTCGAGCCTGTACCGGACGGCGCCCGTCGACGCGGACGGCGGCGATTACTACAACTGCGTCGTGAAGATCGACACGACGCTCGCCGCGCGTGCGCTCCTCGCGCTTTGCCAGAAGATCGAGCACCACTTCGGCCGCGAGCGTCCGTACCGGAACGCGCCGCGCACGCTCGACATCGACATCCTGCTCTACGGCGAACTGACGATCGCCGAACCCGACCTCGTCGTCCCGCATCCGCGCCTGACCGAACGCGCGTTCGCGCTCGTGCCGCTCGTCGAGATCGATCCGGCGCTCGCGATTCCCGCGCGCGGCCGCGCCGACGAATTCCTCGCGGACGTCGCGCACCAGCGCATCGAGAAGGTCCAGACCTGCCAGTGCCTGGCCATGCGGGCCGCCGCCGAAAAAAACCGCTGCCGATGA
- the hemH gene encoding ferrochelatase, translated as MRFDLEPPSHASAAHRVAVLLVNLGTPDEPTPRAVRRYLAQFLSDPRVVEIPQLVWQALLRTLILPLRSRASAKKYAAVWLSEGSPLRVHTERQVESVRPLFAANGYRVIVEYAMRYGTPSIADVLAQLKRAGAERVLLLPMYPQYSASTTATAFDAAFAALGRMRNQPEIRTVRHYADHPAYIHALAEQVRHYWAVHGRPAFDSGDKLVLSFHGVPKRTLDLGDPYHDQCQQTAALLMSALGLTTFECRVTFQSRFGKAEWLQPYTAPTLRELGAAGVRRTDVFCPGFTADCLETIEEIGIEGRGEFLHGGGKEFHRIPCLNASRAWISALGEIAAENLQGWPVRAAPAPEAVS; from the coding sequence ATGCGTTTTGACCTCGAACCGCCGTCGCACGCGTCGGCCGCCCACCGCGTCGCCGTGCTGCTCGTCAATCTCGGCACGCCCGACGAGCCGACGCCGCGCGCGGTGCGCCGCTATCTCGCGCAATTCCTGTCCGATCCGCGGGTCGTCGAGATCCCGCAGCTCGTCTGGCAGGCTCTCCTGCGCACGCTGATCCTGCCGCTGCGCAGCCGCGCGTCCGCGAAGAAGTACGCGGCCGTCTGGCTGTCCGAAGGCTCGCCGCTGCGCGTGCATACGGAGCGCCAGGTCGAGAGCGTGCGGCCGCTCTTCGCGGCGAACGGCTACCGGGTGATCGTCGAGTACGCGATGCGCTACGGCACGCCGAGCATCGCCGACGTGCTCGCGCAGCTCAAGCGCGCGGGCGCCGAGCGCGTGCTGCTGCTGCCGATGTACCCGCAATATTCGGCGTCGACGACGGCCACCGCGTTTGACGCGGCGTTCGCCGCGCTCGGCCGGATGCGCAACCAGCCCGAGATTCGCACCGTGCGCCACTACGCCGACCATCCGGCCTACATTCACGCGCTTGCCGAGCAGGTTCGCCACTATTGGGCGGTGCACGGCCGGCCCGCGTTCGATTCGGGCGACAAGCTCGTGCTGAGCTTTCACGGCGTGCCGAAGCGCACGCTCGATCTCGGCGATCCGTACCACGATCAATGCCAGCAGACGGCCGCGCTGCTGATGTCCGCGCTCGGCCTGACGACGTTCGAGTGCCGGGTCACGTTCCAGTCGCGCTTCGGCAAGGCCGAGTGGCTGCAGCCCTATACCGCGCCGACGCTCAGGGAGCTGGGCGCGGCGGGCGTGCGCCGCACGGACGTGTTCTGCCCGGGCTTCACCGCCGACTGCCTCGAGACGATCGAGGAAATCGGGATCGAGGGGCGCGGCGAGTTCCTGCACGGCGGCGGCAAGGAGTTTCACCGGATTCCGTGCCTGAATGCGTCGCGCGCATGGATCTCGGCGCTCGGCGAGATCGCCGCCGAAAACCTGCAAGGCTGGCCGGTGCGCGCGGCGCCGGCACCGGAGGCCGTGAGCTGA
- a CDS encoding RNA-binding S4 domain-containing protein — MNFKISTEPGARLRIDKWLWAARFFKTRSLAADAVEKGRVRIGGAAVKPAKEVRVGDRVDVTIEGVVWEVDVLGVCDVRGPASVAQTLYAETEAGREKRLAELERRRHFREPAAQLHGRPTKRDRRVIDRFSNEN; from the coding sequence ATGAATTTCAAGATATCGACCGAACCCGGCGCGCGGCTGCGCATCGACAAGTGGCTCTGGGCTGCGCGCTTTTTCAAGACCCGTTCGCTCGCGGCCGACGCCGTCGAAAAAGGGCGGGTGAGGATCGGCGGCGCGGCCGTCAAGCCGGCGAAGGAGGTGCGCGTCGGCGATCGGGTCGACGTGACGATCGAAGGCGTCGTCTGGGAGGTTGACGTGCTCGGCGTGTGCGACGTGCGCGGGCCCGCGAGCGTCGCGCAGACGCTCTACGCGGAGACGGAAGCGGGGCGGGAGAAGCGTCTCGCGGAACTCGAGCGGCGCCGGCATTTCCGCGAGCCGGCGGCGCAGTTGCACGGGCGGCCGACGAAGCGGGACCGCCGCGTCATCGACAGATTTTCGAATGAGAACTGA
- the dnaJ gene encoding molecular chaperone DnaJ encodes MAKRDYYEVLGVAKNASDDEIKKAYRKLAMKYHPDRNPDSKDAEEHFKEAKEAYEMLSDGQKRAAYDQYGHAGVDPNVGAAGAQGFGGFADAFGDIFGDIFGQAAGGGRARGGPQVYRGADLRYSMEITLEQAAHGYDTQIRVPSWASCGVCHGSGAKPGTKPETCPTCHGQGTVRMSQGFFSIQQTCPKCHGTGTYIPEPCVHCHGSGKVKETKTLEVKIPAGIDDGMRIRSAGNGEPGINGGPSGDLYVEIHIKPHSVFERDGDDLHCQMPIPFTTAALGGEIEVPTLAGRASFTVPEGTQSGKTFRLRGKGIKGLRSSIAGDLYVHVQVETPVKLTEQQRDLLKQFEKSLAEGGPRHSPQSKSWFDRVKSFFE; translated from the coding sequence ATGGCGAAACGGGATTACTACGAGGTTCTGGGCGTCGCGAAGAACGCGAGCGACGACGAAATCAAGAAGGCATATCGCAAGCTCGCGATGAAGTACCACCCTGACCGCAATCCGGACAGCAAGGACGCGGAAGAGCATTTCAAGGAAGCGAAGGAAGCCTATGAAATGCTGTCGGACGGCCAGAAGCGGGCGGCGTACGACCAGTACGGCCACGCGGGCGTCGACCCGAACGTGGGGGCGGCCGGCGCGCAAGGCTTCGGCGGTTTCGCCGATGCGTTCGGCGACATCTTCGGCGACATCTTCGGCCAGGCGGCGGGCGGCGGCCGCGCGCGCGGCGGCCCGCAGGTGTATCGCGGCGCGGACCTGCGCTACAGCATGGAAATCACGCTCGAGCAGGCGGCGCACGGCTACGACACGCAGATCCGCGTGCCGAGCTGGGCGTCGTGCGGCGTTTGCCACGGCTCGGGCGCGAAGCCGGGCACGAAGCCGGAAACCTGCCCGACCTGTCACGGCCAGGGCACGGTGCGGATGTCGCAGGGCTTCTTCAGCATCCAGCAGACCTGTCCGAAGTGCCACGGCACCGGCACCTACATCCCGGAGCCATGCGTGCATTGCCACGGCTCGGGCAAGGTGAAGGAAACCAAGACGCTCGAGGTGAAGATTCCGGCGGGCATCGACGACGGCATGCGTATCCGCTCGGCGGGCAACGGCGAGCCGGGCATCAACGGCGGGCCGTCCGGCGATCTGTACGTCGAGATCCACATCAAGCCGCACTCGGTGTTCGAGCGAGACGGCGACGATCTGCACTGCCAGATGCCGATTCCGTTCACGACGGCGGCGCTGGGCGGCGAGATCGAAGTGCCGACGCTCGCCGGCCGCGCGTCGTTTACGGTGCCGGAAGGCACGCAGTCGGGCAAGACGTTCCGTCTGCGCGGCAAGGGCATCAAGGGGCTGCGCTCCAGCATCGCGGGCGATCTGTACGTGCACGTGCAGGTCGAGACGCCCGTGAAGCTCACCGAGCAGCAGCGCGATTTGCTCAAGCAGTTCGAGAAGTCGCTCGCGGAAGGCGGCCCGCGTCATAGCCCGCAGAGCAAGAGCTGGTTCGACCGGGTGAAGAGCTTCTTCGAGTGA
- the panB gene encoding 3-methyl-2-oxobutanoate hydroxymethyltransferase, whose protein sequence is MTYLQESSRPAVTVPKLQAMREAGEKIAMLTCYDASFAALLDRANVDVLLIGDSLGNVLQGQTTTLPVTLDDIAYHTACVARVQPRALVVADLPFGSYGTPADAFASAVKLMRAGAQMVKLEGGEWLGDTVRFLVERSVPVCAHVGLTPQSVHAFGGFKVQGKTEAGAAQLLRDARAVEEAGAQLVVLEAVPTLVAAEVTRELSIPTIGIGAGVECSGQVLVLHDMLGIFPGKRPRFVKDFMHGQPGIFAAVEAYVRAVKDGGFPGPEHSF, encoded by the coding sequence ATGACCTACCTCCAGGAATCCAGCCGACCGGCCGTGACGGTACCCAAGCTGCAGGCGATGCGTGAAGCCGGCGAGAAGATCGCGATGCTGACCTGCTACGACGCGAGCTTCGCCGCCCTCCTCGACCGCGCGAACGTCGACGTGCTGCTGATCGGCGATTCGCTCGGCAACGTGCTGCAAGGCCAGACGACGACGCTGCCCGTCACGCTCGACGACATCGCGTATCACACCGCCTGCGTCGCGCGCGTGCAGCCGCGCGCGCTCGTCGTCGCGGACCTGCCGTTCGGCTCGTACGGCACGCCCGCCGACGCGTTCGCGAGCGCGGTGAAGCTGATGCGCGCGGGCGCGCAGATGGTCAAGCTCGAAGGCGGCGAATGGCTCGGCGACACGGTGCGCTTCCTCGTCGAGCGGTCGGTGCCCGTGTGCGCGCACGTCGGGCTCACGCCGCAGTCGGTTCACGCGTTCGGCGGCTTCAAGGTGCAGGGCAAGACGGAAGCGGGCGCCGCGCAGTTGCTGCGCGACGCCCGCGCGGTCGAGGAAGCGGGCGCGCAACTCGTCGTGCTCGAAGCGGTGCCGACGCTCGTCGCGGCCGAAGTCACGCGCGAGCTGTCGATTCCGACGATCGGCATCGGCGCGGGCGTCGAGTGCTCGGGCCAGGTGCTCGTGCTGCACGACATGCTCGGCATCTTCCCGGGCAAGCGGCCGCGCTTCGTCAAGGATTTCATGCACGGGCAGCCGGGCATCTTCGCGGCGGTGGAGGCTTACGTGCGCGCGGTGAAGGACGGCGGTTTCCCCGGGCCCGAGCATTCGTTCTGA
- a CDS encoding deoxynucleoside kinase: MNSTPLTVTAPDWRPPCRYLAIEGPIGVGKTTLATLLAERWSMRALLERPQDNPFLERFYRDTARYALPTQLAFALQRERQAREIAATYEANTPIVADFMPQKNEIFARLTLPDDEWQLYRSLAAHLDTPAPAPDLVVYLQASPEVLFARIQKRGEPMELQIGDAYLRSLCDAYNEFFYHYDRTPVLTVAAEHLNPLDSPDDLALLVDRIASMRGRKEFFVKGGSAR, translated from the coding sequence ATGAACTCGACACCGCTCACCGTCACTGCCCCCGACTGGCGGCCGCCGTGCCGCTACCTCGCGATCGAAGGGCCGATCGGCGTCGGCAAGACGACGCTCGCGACGCTGCTCGCCGAACGCTGGTCGATGCGCGCGCTCCTCGAACGCCCGCAGGACAACCCGTTTCTCGAACGCTTCTATCGCGACACCGCGCGCTACGCGCTGCCGACGCAGCTCGCGTTCGCGCTGCAGCGCGAGCGCCAGGCGCGCGAGATTGCTGCGACATACGAAGCGAACACGCCGATCGTTGCGGATTTCATGCCGCAGAAGAACGAAATCTTCGCGCGGCTCACGCTGCCCGACGACGAATGGCAGCTGTACCGGTCGCTCGCCGCGCACCTCGACACGCCGGCGCCCGCCCCCGACCTCGTCGTCTATCTGCAGGCGAGCCCCGAAGTGCTGTTTGCGCGAATCCAGAAGCGCGGCGAGCCGATGGAGCTGCAGATCGGCGATGCCTATCTGCGCTCGCTCTGCGACGCATACAACGAATTCTTCTATCACTACGACCGTACGCCCGTACTGACGGTCGCGGCCGAGCACCTGAATCCGCTCGACTCCCCCGACGACCTTGCGCTGCTCGTCGACCGCATCGCGTCGATGCGCGGCCGCAAGGAATTCTTCGTCAAGGGCGGCAGCGCGCGCTGA